ATTGCAGCACAAGCGGCAAAACAAGTTGTTACACAGCGAGTCAGGGAAGCAGAACGAGGGGTTATTTTCTCTGAATATATTGACCGTGAAGAAGATGTTATGACGGGAATCATTCAACGAAAAGACTCACGGTTTGTCTATGTTAACCTTGGCAAAATTGAAGCAAAGCTGGCTGAGGCTGAACAAATGCCAACAGAAGAATATCATGTACATGATCGCTTAAAAGTATTTGTAACGAAAGTGGAGAATACGAGCAAAGGACCACAAATTTATATTTCAAGATCACATCCTGGACTTTTAACACGCTTATTTGAAATGGAAGTGCCTGAAATATTTGATGGAACAGTGGAAGTCAAATCGGTTGCGAGAGAAGCCGGTGACCGTTCTAAAATCTCCGTATACGCACAAGATCCAGAAGTAGATCCAGTTGGTTCCTGTGTAGGTCAGCGAGGCCAGCGTGTGCAAGCAATCGTTGATGAATTAAAAGGAGAAAAAATTGATATTGTTGAGTGGTCAGAAGATCCAGTTGTTTATGTTTCGAATGCACTGAGTCCTTCTAAAGTTATAGAAGTATTAGTTAATGAAGAAGAAAAGGCTACAACTGTAATTGTTCCAGATTATCAATTATCCCTTGCAATTGGAAAACGAGGTCAGAATGCAAGGCTTGCTGCTAAGCTGACAGGCTGGAAAATTGATATTAAAAGTGAAACAGAAGCAAGAGAAGAGGGTCTATTAAAAACGGAACCACAAGATTCCTATTCTGACAATAATGAGGATCTTTTTGAATAAGGGGGACTCATAAATGGTGAAAAAGAGAAAAGTACCTGAAAGAAAATGTGTTGTAACAAATGAAATGAAGCCAAAAAAGGATCTTATTCGAATCGTTCGAAACAAAGAAGGAGAGGTCTTTGTGGATCCTAGTGGAAAGAAAAATGGTCGAGGTGCATACCTTTCGCTTGATTTGGATGTTATTTCAAAAGCAGAGAAATCGAATGTGCTTAGCCGTACCTTAAATGCAGAAGTGGATCCGGCTATTTTTGAAGAACTTAAAACTTTGATTAATGGTAAAATCGATGAAAAATAGCTATTTAAATATGATTGGTCTCGCTTACCGTGCTGGAAGATGCTCACTAGGTGAAGAAACTATTCTCAAGGATATCCGCTCCAATCGAGCAAAGCTGGTTATTATAGCTTCTGATATTGGACCACAGACGAAGAAGAAGCTAACAGATAAATGTAACTACTATGAAGTACCTTTTAGAATAGCAGATGATCGTGATACATTATCAGATGCTATTGGAAAGTCCCAAAGAGTAGCGATTGCGATCTTAGATTCGGGGTTTGCTACGAAGATAAAATCGTTACTCGGGTAATCAAATTCGGGGGTGAACGTATGAGTAAAATACGTGTATATGAATATGCAAAACAAAACAATACATCAAGCAAGGAAATAATTAACTATTTAACAGATTTAAATGTTGAAGTGTCAAATCACATGTCAACAATTTCAGATGATACAGTTCGCAAATTAGATGAAAAATTCAATGCGAATAAGTCTAAACAGTCAAAGCCAGATATTAAAAAGCCGAGTCAAGGAAATAATCAATCAAAAAAGAATTCCAATCCATCGGCTAAGCAAGGGAAAAACCATTCTCAATCAAAAGGCCAGCAGCAAAAAACGAACCCATATAAGAAGAAACAAAAGGGGTCTAGAAAAGGCAATCAGCCGGTTGTAAACGAACAAAAAGCTGTTAAAGAAACACCATCTAAAATTGTTTACAACGATACATTAACAGTAAGTGAGCTGGCAACTAAATTAAATAAAGAGCCTGCAGAAATTATTAAAAAATTAATGTTTCTTGGTGTTATGGCAACAAAAAATCAAGATTTAGACGATGATGCAATCGAATTAATCTGTGGCGAATATAATGTAGAAGTAGAAAAAGAAATTATTTTAGAAGATACTGATTTCGATAAATATGTCGTTGAAGAAAAAGAAGAAGATTTAATTGAAAGACCAGCCGTTGTTACGATAATGGGGCACGTTGACCATGGGAAAACAACGACACTTGATTCAATACGCCATACAAAAGTTACTGCGGGCGAAGCGGGTGGAATTACACAGCATATCGGAGCATACCAAGTAGCGATTAATAACAAAAAAATTACATTCCTTGATACGCCTGGTCACGCAGCGTTTACAAGCATGCGCTCCCGTGGAGCACAGGTTACAGATATAGCAATTCTTGTGGTAGCTGCGGATGATGGTGTAATGCCGCAAACTGTCGAAGCAATCAACCATGCAAAAGCAGCTGAAGTACCAATTATTGTTGCAGTTAACAAAATTGATAAAGAAGCAGCTAATCCAGATCGCGTGATGCAAGAATTAACAGAATACGAATTGATACCAGAGGATTGGGGCGGAGATACGATATTCGTGAATATTTCTGCAAAAAATAATCAAGGTATTGATGATTTGCTAGAGATGATTTTACTCGTTTCAGAAGTTGAAGAGTTAAAAGCGAATCCGAAAGCAAATGCCTTTGGTACTGTTATTGATGCACAGTTAGATAAAGGTAGAGGCTCTGTATCCACATTACTTGTTCAAAACGGAACTTTACGTGTTGGTGATGCCATTGTTGTAGGAAATACGTATGGACGTGTTCGTGCAATGGTTAATGACATTGGTAAGCGCGTGAATGAAGTTGGTCCTTCTACACCAGTTGAAATTACTGGACTGCATGATGTGCCACAGGCTGGAGATCAATTCCTTGTATTTGACGATGAAAAGAAAGCACGTCAAATTGGAGAAGCGCGCCAGCAACAACATCTGGTTGCTAGCCGTGGAGAGCAAACGAAAGTCAGCCTCGATGATTTGTTCGAACAAATCAAGCAAGGTGAAATGAAAGACCTGAATATTATCGTAAAAGCAGATGTACAAGGATCTGTTGAGGCACTGGCTTCTTCACTACGTAAAATCGAAGTGGAAGGTGTGAAAATTAAAATCATTCAT
This region of Oceanobacillus sp. FSL K6-2867 genomic DNA includes:
- the nusA gene encoding transcription termination factor NusA; this encodes MSNQLFDAIDNLAKEKGIEKEILMEALEAALISAYKKNFKSATNVRVELNEASGKMSVFARKTVVEEVEDTQLEISVDEARKIDPNYEAEDIIEVEVTPKDFGRIAAQAAKQVVTQRVREAERGVIFSEYIDREEDVMTGIIQRKDSRFVYVNLGKIEAKLAEAEQMPTEEYHVHDRLKVFVTKVENTSKGPQIYISRSHPGLLTRLFEMEVPEIFDGTVEVKSVAREAGDRSKISVYAQDPEVDPVGSCVGQRGQRVQAIVDELKGEKIDIVEWSEDPVVYVSNALSPSKVIEVLVNEEEKATTVIVPDYQLSLAIGKRGQNARLAAKLTGWKIDIKSETEAREEGLLKTEPQDSYSDNNEDLFE
- a CDS encoding YlxR family protein, with product MVKKRKVPERKCVVTNEMKPKKDLIRIVRNKEGEVFVDPSGKKNGRGAYLSLDLDVISKAEKSNVLSRTLNAEVDPAIFEELKTLINGKIDEK
- a CDS encoding ribosomal L7Ae/L30e/S12e/Gadd45 family protein, encoding MKNSYLNMIGLAYRAGRCSLGEETILKDIRSNRAKLVIIASDIGPQTKKKLTDKCNYYEVPFRIADDRDTLSDAIGKSQRVAIAILDSGFATKIKSLLG
- the infB gene encoding translation initiation factor IF-2, yielding MSKIRVYEYAKQNNTSSKEIINYLTDLNVEVSNHMSTISDDTVRKLDEKFNANKSKQSKPDIKKPSQGNNQSKKNSNPSAKQGKNHSQSKGQQQKTNPYKKKQKGSRKGNQPVVNEQKAVKETPSKIVYNDTLTVSELATKLNKEPAEIIKKLMFLGVMATKNQDLDDDAIELICGEYNVEVEKEIILEDTDFDKYVVEEKEEDLIERPAVVTIMGHVDHGKTTTLDSIRHTKVTAGEAGGITQHIGAYQVAINNKKITFLDTPGHAAFTSMRSRGAQVTDIAILVVAADDGVMPQTVEAINHAKAAEVPIIVAVNKIDKEAANPDRVMQELTEYELIPEDWGGDTIFVNISAKNNQGIDDLLEMILLVSEVEELKANPKANAFGTVIDAQLDKGRGSVSTLLVQNGTLRVGDAIVVGNTYGRVRAMVNDIGKRVNEVGPSTPVEITGLHDVPQAGDQFLVFDDEKKARQIGEARQQQHLVASRGEQTKVSLDDLFEQIKQGEMKDLNIIVKADVQGSVEALASSLRKIEVEGVKIKIIHTGVGAITESDIILASASNAIVIGFNVRPDVNAKKAAESEKVDIRLHRVIYSAIEEIESAMKGLLDPEFEEKVIGQAEVRETFKVSKIGTIAGSYVTDGKITRDAGVRIIRNGVVLYEGELLALKRFKDDVKEVAQNYECGITIKNFNDIKEGDIIEAFVMQEIERK